A DNA window from Flavobacterium sp. contains the following coding sequences:
- a CDS encoding PadR family transcriptional regulator produces the protein MNIENTKAQMRKGVLEFCILSVLKEKDAYTSEILDTLKNAKLLVVEGTVYPLLTRLKNDGLLNYRWEESTSGPPRKYYGLTEIGQTFLNELSGTWTELSDAVKLITNQNQ, from the coding sequence ATGAACATTGAAAACACAAAAGCACAGATGCGCAAAGGTGTTCTTGAGTTTTGCATCTTATCAGTTCTAAAAGAAAAAGACGCATATACATCTGAAATATTAGACACTTTAAAAAACGCGAAATTACTAGTTGTTGAAGGAACTGTTTATCCGCTTTTAACTAGATTGAAAAACGACGGTTTATTAAACTATCGATGGGAAGAGTCTACATCCGGACCACCAAGAAAATATTATGGATTAACCGAAATAGGTCAAACATTTTTAAACGAACTAAGCGGTACATGGACAGAATTGTCTGACGCTGTAAAACTAATCACCAATCAAAATCAATAA